In one window of Miscanthus floridulus cultivar M001 unplaced genomic scaffold, ASM1932011v1 fs_72_3, whole genome shotgun sequence DNA:
- the LOC136532859 gene encoding uncharacterized protein isoform X1 gives MKRSAASNVPLVLLLLAVVKASAAATGGKAGAAEAEDAANYLVYVDPHPTGVDCQAYQLGILAAALGSEAKAKAAILYNYRNVMSGFSARLTPPELEAVKSEPGAAERDLVSDEQQVRRRQLIPLFFQQPTSASIANPKINRIFEFVCGRVISCLQ, from the exons ATGAAGCGTTCGGCGGCGTCCAACGtacccctcgtcctcctcctcctcgccgtcgtGAAGGCgtctgccgccgccaccggcggCAAGGCCGGCGCCGCGGAGGCAGAGGACGCCGCCAACTACCTCGTCTACGTGGACCCACACCCCACGGGCGTCGACTGCCAGGCGTACCAGCTCGGCATCCTCGCCGCCGCCCTCGGAAG TGAGGCGAAGGCGAAGGCGGCGATCCTGTACAACTACAGGAACGTCATGAGCGGGTTCTCGGCGAGGCTCACGCCGCCGGAGCTGGAGGCCGTCAAGA GTGAACCGGGTGCTGCCGAGCGCGACCTTGTCTCTGATGAGCAGCAAGTTCGACGGCGTCAGCTAATCCCGCTTTTCTTCCAGCAGCCAACGAGCGCATCCATCGCCAACCCTAAAATAAATCGCATCTTTGAATTTGTTTGTGGGCGTGTGATTAGTTGCTTGCAATAA
- the LOC136532859 gene encoding subtilisin-like protease 1 isoform X2 — translation MKRSAASNVPLVLLLLAVVKASAAATGGKAGAAEAEDAANYLVYVDPHPTGVDCQAYQLGILAAALGSEAKAKAAILYNYRNVMSGFSARLTPPELEAVKKQPQVNRVLPSATLSLMSSKFDGVS, via the exons ATGAAGCGTTCGGCGGCGTCCAACGtacccctcgtcctcctcctcctcgccgtcgtGAAGGCgtctgccgccgccaccggcggCAAGGCCGGCGCCGCGGAGGCAGAGGACGCCGCCAACTACCTCGTCTACGTGGACCCACACCCCACGGGCGTCGACTGCCAGGCGTACCAGCTCGGCATCCTCGCCGCCGCCCTCGGAAG TGAGGCGAAGGCGAAGGCGGCGATCCTGTACAACTACAGGAACGTCATGAGCGGGTTCTCGGCGAGGCTCACGCCGCCGGAGCTGGAGGCCGTCAAGA AGCAACCTCAGGTGAACCGGGTGCTGCCGAGCGCGACCTTGTCTCTGATGAGCAGCAAGTTCGACGGCGTCAGCTAA
- the LOC136532862 gene encoding ammonium transporter 3 member 2-like: protein MSSSVTMPLAYQTSAASPDWLNKGDNAWQLTAATLVGLQSFPGLVVLYGGVVKKKWAVNSAFMALYAFAAVWICWVTWAYNMSFGDKLLPLWGKARPALNQGYLVGQADLPATVHYFADGTTETPAAEPLYPMATVVYFQCVFAAITLILVAGSLLGRMSFAAWMLFVPLWLTFSYTVGAFSVWGGGFLFQWGVIDYCGGYVIHLSAGFAGFTAAYWVGPRSQKDRERFPPNNILFTLTGAGLLWMGWAGFNGGGPYAANVVASMSVLNTNICTAVSLVVWTCLDVVFFKKPSVVGAVQGMITGLVCITPAAGLVQGWAAMVMGVLAGSVPWYTMMILHKRSRLLKHVDDTLGVIHTHGVAGLLGGILTGLLADPTLCALFLPVTNSRGAFYGRAAGGAQLGKQLAGALFIIGWNVVVTSIICVAINAVVPLRMTEDKLEVGDEAVHGEEAYALWGDGELYDVTEHGPRGAAAVAPVSTTPN from the exons ATGTCGTCGTCCGTGACGATGCCACTGGCGTACCAGACGTCGGCGGCGTCGCCCGACTGGCTGAACAAGGGCGACAACGCGTGGCAGCTGACGGCGGCGACGCTGGTGGGGCTGCAGAGCTTCCCTGGCCTGGTGGTCCTCTACGGCGGCGTGGTGAAGAAGAAGTGGGCCGTGAACTCGGCCTTCATGGCGCTCTACGCGTTCGCCGCCGTGTGGATCTGCTGGGTGACCTGGGCCTACAACATGTCCTTCGGCGACAAGCTGCTGCCGCTGTGGGGCAAGGCTCGCCCGGCGCTGAACCAGGGTTACCTCGTGGGGCAGGCCGACCTCCCCGCCACGGTGCACTACTTCGCCGACGGGACCACCGAGACCCCCGCCGCGGAGCCGCTGTACCCGATGGCGACGGTGGTGTACTTCCAGTGCGTGTTCGCGGCCATCACGCTGATTCTCGTGGCCGGGTCGCTGCTGGGACGGATGAGCTTCGCGGCGTGGATGCTGTTCGTGCCGCTCTGGCTCACCTTCTCCTACACCGTCGGCGCCTTCTCCGTGTGGGGCGGCGGGTTCCTCTTCCAGTGGGGCGTCATCGACTACTGCGGCGGCTACGTCATCCACCTCTCCGCCGGGTTCGCCGGCTTCACGGCGGCCTACTGGGTGGGTCCCCGGTCGCAGAAGGACAGGGAGCGGTTCCCGCCCAACAACATCCTGTTCACGCTCACCGGCGCCGGGCTGCTGTGGATGGGGTGGGCCGGGTTCAACGGCGGCGGGCCGTACGCCGCCAACGTGGTGGCGTCCATGTCGGTGCTCAACACCAACATCTGCACCGCCGTGAGCCTCGTCGTCTGGACCTGCCTCGACGTCGTCTTCTTCAAGAAGCCCTCCGTCGTGGGCGCCGTCCAGGGCATGATCACCGGACTCGTCTGCATCACGCCCGCCGCAG GTTTGGTGCAGGGTTGGGCAGCCATGGTgatgggcgtgctggccggcagCGTCCCCTGGTACACGATGATGATCCTGCACAAGCGGTCTCGGCTGCTGAAGCACGTGGACGACACGCTGGGCGTCATCCACACGCACGGCGTGGCGGGGCTCCTGGGCGGCATCCTCACGGGGCTCCTCGCCGACCCCACCCTGTGCGCGCTCTTCCTGCCCGTCACCAACTCCCGGGGCGCCTTCTACGGCCGCGCCGCCGGCGGCGCGCAGCTCGGCAAGCAGCTGGCGGGGGCGCTCTTCATCATCGGATGGAACGTGGTCGTCACCTCGATCATCTGCGTCGCCATCAACGCCGTCGTCCCGCTGCGCATGACCGAGGACAAGCTCGAGGTCGGCGACGAAGCCGTCCACGGCGAGGAGGCGTACGCGCTCTGGGGCGACGGCGAGCTCTACGACGTCACCGAGCACGGCCCGCGCGGCGCCGCCGCTGTCGCGCCCGTGTCCACGACCCCGAATTGA